From the genome of Argentina anserina chromosome 4, drPotAnse1.1, whole genome shotgun sequence, one region includes:
- the LOC126792347 gene encoding protein CYSTEINE-RICH TRANSMEMBRANE MODULE 7-like has translation MSYHNVVHVGHQRGYPSEYPPGPQQPGFPGPPPPPQLLQQQHQRYQDYFYEGYPPPHSAHPYNRHHYQNNDSIGCDSFVRTCLGSLCCCWIFERCCLWY, from the exons ATGAGTTATCACAACGTCGTTCATGTTGGTCACCAGCGAG GGTACCCGTCGGAATATCCTCCAGGACCTCAGCAGCCGGGGTTTCCTggccctcctcctccacctcagCTACTGCAACAACAACATCAGCGCTATCAGGATTACTTCTATGAAGGCTACCCGCCGCCGCATTCAGCTCACCCCTACAACCGCCATCACTACCAGAACAATGACAGTATTGGCTGCGATTCTTTCGTCCGTACCTG TTTGGGCTCACTTTGCTGCTGTTGGATCTTTGAGCGCTGCTGCTTGTGGTATTGA
- the LOC126789861 gene encoding GEM-like protein 5, protein MSSRPEDQLSPRESYPPTTTVPDIHASQPPPAPSPSEEDAKKWGTHKMGTPAAPDVHPDNQKAALWKAADHQQIPLEPQQQQTPYVQYSPINKPNNNPFEPVINLFNSWGNKAETLARNIWHNLKSGPSVSETAWGKVNLTAKAITEGGFEALFKQIFATDPNERLKKTFACYLSTSTGPVAGTLYLSTARIAFCSDRPLTFAAPSGQSAWSYYKVTIPMTNVGRVNPVVISENLTPAQYLQIVTTDGHDFWFMGFVNFEKASHHVLESVSNFRAAGTNEVQQMQPPVVV, encoded by the exons ATGTCAAGCAGACCTGAAGACCAGCTTTCACCCCGGGAGTCTTATCCTCCCACCACAACCGTCCCCGACATCCACGCCTCCCAGCCTCCTCCGGCGCCCTCGCCGTCGGAGGAGGACGCCAAGAAATGGGGGACCCACAAAATGGGAACCCCGGCAGCTCCGGACGTCCACCCGGACAACCAGAAAGCAGCTCTATGGAAAGCCGCCGACCACCAGCAAATCCCGCTCGAGCCGCAACAGCAACAGACGCCGTACGTTCAGTACTCTCCGATCAACAAGCCGAACAACAACCCCTTTGAGCCGGTGATCAACCTCTTCAACTCGTGGGGGAACAAGGCCGAGACTTTAGCCCGGAATATCTGGCACAACCTCAAATCAGGGCCCTCTGTTTCCGAGACTGCCTGGGGAAAGGTGAACTTGACGGCCAAGGCAATCACTGAAGGCGGGTTCGAGGCTCTGTTTAAGCAGATATTCGCTACTGATCCCAACGAGAGGTTGAAGAAGACTTTCGCTTGCTATCTTTCCACTTCTACCGGACCTGTTGCCGGGACTCTGTACTTGTCCACGGCTAGGATCGCTTTTTGCAGCGATCGCCCGTTGACTTTTGCTGCTCCTTCTGGACAGTCAGCTTGGAGCTACTACAAG GTGACGATACCAATGACGAATGTTGGAAGAGTGAACCCTGTAGTGATTTCGGAGAACCTGACCCCGGCGCAGTACCTTCAGATTGTCACCACCGACGGACATGATTTCTGGTTTATGGGGTTTGTTAATTTTGAGAAAGCTTCACATCATGTACTAGAAAGTGTGTCGAATTTCAGAGCTGCTGGAACTAATGAAGTGCAACAAATGCAACCTCCTGTTGTTGTGTAG
- the LOC126789873 gene encoding mulatexin-like produces the protein MITEMSGFGRPPPLDFGFPPPEHPRPPPPGPPPLGFPHPAPPGPLPPPGFPHPPPHGPPPPGYQDYFYPPPPPPPPPSTLPPPQPPAREDDDCLSCFRGCLAALCCCFLLDSCCF, from the exons ATGATAACTGAAATGTCAGGGTTTGGACGCCCACCGCCACTCGACTTTGGGTTCCCACCACCAGAGCACCCTCGTCCTCCGCCTCCTGGTCCTCCGCCATTGGGGTTCCCCCATCCTGCACCTCCTGGACCTCTTCCTCCACCAGGATTTCCTCATCCTCCGCCTCATGGACCGCCACCACCTGGCTATCAAGACTACTTTTATCCTCcgcctccaccaccaccaccaccctcAACCCTACCTCCACCCCAACCCCCTGCTCGGGAAGATGATGACTGTCTTTCATGTTTCAGAGGCTG TTTAGCTGCACTTTGTTGCTGCTTCCTGTTGGACTCATGCTGCTTTTAG
- the LOC126789868 gene encoding protein CURLY FLAG LEAF 1 translates to MAAPNMATIAASLERSLQNCSLNHTISGGGNGIRSSQGSSVHVGIRRSSSTSSISDDSQQNQFTANNNNEDTTLELNSNVSLPYHWEQCLDLKTGEIYYINWRNGMKAKEDPRTAAQYSGDCYYSDDDDNSSYDSEESSTESSPSSSREREPYNNQQKESDQNNKQDHVLVVAGCKSCLMYYMVPKQHEDCPKCSGQLLHFDRSESGSP, encoded by the exons ATGGCAGCTCCGAACATGGCGACGATCGCCGCATCTCTGGAGCGGTCTCTACAAAACTGCTCGTTAAACCACACCATCTCCGGCGGCGGTAACGGTATCCGGAGCAGTCAAGGGTCGAGTGTTCATGTTGGGATTAGAAGGTCGTCGTCAACCTCATCAATCTCAGATGATTCGCAGCAGAATCAATTCAcagccaacaacaacaatgaaGACACAACTCTGGAGCTCAACTCAAATGTCTCGCTTCCCTACCATTGGGAACAATGCCTCGACTTAAAG ACGGGTGAGATTTACTACATAAATTGGAGGAACGGAATGAAAGCGAAAGAAGATCCGAGAACAGCAGCACAATACAGCGGAGATTGTTACTACtcggatgatgatgataatagCTCCTATGATAGCGAAGAGTCTTCGACTGAGTCGTCTCCATCTTcttcaagagagagagagccctATAATAATCAGCAGAAAGAATCAGATCAGAATAATAAGCAGGACCATGTTCTGGTTGTGGCTGGCTGCAAATCGTGTCTCATGTATTACATGGTCCCCAAACAGCACGAGGATTGCCCCAAATGCAGTGGCCAGCTTCTTCACTTCGATCGATCCGAAAGCGGCTCACCATGA